The genomic window CGTCCATGCCGAGCGGTTTGTCCTGGATATGCCCAACAATACGCTGGCGTTTGAGTCAACCGACCAGGAGTTGAAGTGCAGCTACTACGGCGTAAGGATTGCCCGGCAGGAGGATCTGTTCTCGGGGAAGGGCGTTCTGGAATTTCCCTCCCTTTGGGATGTCACTGCGCTGAGGAACCACGACGAGCATGGTTATTCGGTGGTTCAGGCGGATGGCTCCATCGCTTCCCGGCTCAGGTTTGTTAAAGGCGAAAAGGTGGATGTGGATGCGGATCGCAGCCGCTTGGTTTTTGTGTATGAGGATCCGGTCTATGCGGTACAACTGCGCCGTTTTTACGAGGCATCGAAAAGTTGCGATGTGGTTTCCACGTGGACGGAGGTCACCTCGTCGGAAGAGGCGGAGGTTTGTGTTCGGCAGTTGGCATCGCATGTCTTGCAGACGAGCTCATCCGATCCCTGGCTTACGGGCTTTCAGGGCACCTGGTCGCGCGAGGCCATTCTTTCGGAATCGCCGCTGATGGAAGGGGTGTCCGAGCTTTCCTGCACCACGGGCACCCGCATCTCGCAAACCGCGCAACCCTCCTTCGTGCTGTCCCTGGACGGGGCGGCGCAAGAGGATTCCGGCCGGGTCATCATGGGAAGCCTCGCGTGGTCCGGCAACTTTTCGTTCCGGTTTCGCCGACACTACAACAACCGCATCACCGCCACCTTCGGCATGAACCCCGCGAATTCGGAGTATGTGCTGGCCCGGGGCGAAACGCTGGCAACCCCGCGCCTCCTCATGACCTACAGCGACAAGGGGAAGGGCGATGCAAGCCGTTCATTGCATCGTTGGGCAAGGAAATACGGGATCCGCGACGGACAGGAACCGCGTTCGATCCTGCTCAACTCCTGGGAGGGCGCCTATTTTAAATTCGATCAAAAGACGATCTACGGAATGATCGAGCGGGCGGCATCCATGGGCGTCGAGCTATTCGTGCTGGATGACGGATGGTTTGGCGAAGGCGAGTTTGCGCGCAACAACGACAAGGCGGGGCTGGGCGATTGGGTGGTGAACCGCGAGAAGCTGCCCGACGGCATTGAAGGCCTGTTGGGCAAGGCCAGGGAAGTCGGCATTGAATTCGGCATCTGGGTGGAGCCTGAAATGGTGAATCCGAAAAGCCAGCTGTTCATGGAGCATCCGGAATGGGTGGTCCGGCAACCGAACCAACCGCACCGCCCCCAGCGCAATCAACTGGTGCTCGATCTGTGCAACCCGGCGGTGCAGGACTATATCTTCGACTTCATGGATCAGCTGCTGGGTTCGCATCCCGATATTGGCTACATCAAGTGGGACTGCAACAGCCATCTTGTGAACCCAGGTTCCACCTGGTTGGCGGCGGATCGGCAGTCCCATCTGTGGATCGACTATGTGAACGGATACTATTCCGTGCTGGACCGGTTGGTTGCGAAACATCCGGGCGTTACCTTCCAGGCATGTTCCAGCGGCGGGGGGCGCATCGACTATGGCGCATTGCAGCGCCATCATGAATTCTGGCCGAGCGACAACACCGATGCGCTGGAGCGCATCGACATGCAGTGGAGCCTCGGGCATTTTTATCCGGCCATGGCGATGGCCTCCCACGTGACCGTCGTGCCGAACCATCAGACGGGACGGAAAACGCCCCTCAAATTCCGGTTCGATGTGGCCATGACGGGGCGGCTCGGTTTTGAGCTCGACCCGAAAAACCTGAATGCGGGCGATACGGCCTATTGCAAACAACAATTGGAGCTCTACAAAAAAATCCGGCCCATCGTCCAACTCGGTGAACTCTATCGGTTGCGCGATCCCTACCGGTCCAGCGACCCGGCCCTGATGTATCTGCACGAACAAGGCGGCCGGCAAAGCGGGATCCTGTTTGCCTATCTCACGGAACGGCGGCGCGCCGACGGGCACGAGCCGCTCCGGCTGAAAGGGCTCAAGCCGGACGCGCTCTACACGGTCAGGGAACTGGGCCGCCTTTCGCTGCCGAAGATGGCGATGGAAGGCCAGACCCGGTCGGGCGACTACCTCATGAAGCACGGGCTTTCAATGGATTGGCCGATGCGGTCCCCGGATTATATCAGCCGCGTGGTCGAAGTGGTTGAAAC from Pontiella desulfatans includes these protein-coding regions:
- a CDS encoding alpha-galactosidase — translated: MKPGNIDKRTLLACAALLVALAVHAERFVLDMPNNTLAFESTDQELKCSYYGVRIARQEDLFSGKGVLEFPSLWDVTALRNHDEHGYSVVQADGSIASRLRFVKGEKVDVDADRSRLVFVYEDPVYAVQLRRFYEASKSCDVVSTWTEVTSSEEAEVCVRQLASHVLQTSSSDPWLTGFQGTWSREAILSESPLMEGVSELSCTTGTRISQTAQPSFVLSLDGAAQEDSGRVIMGSLAWSGNFSFRFRRHYNNRITATFGMNPANSEYVLARGETLATPRLLMTYSDKGKGDASRSLHRWARKYGIRDGQEPRSILLNSWEGAYFKFDQKTIYGMIERAASMGVELFVLDDGWFGEGEFARNNDKAGLGDWVVNREKLPDGIEGLLGKAREVGIEFGIWVEPEMVNPKSQLFMEHPEWVVRQPNQPHRPQRNQLVLDLCNPAVQDYIFDFMDQLLGSHPDIGYIKWDCNSHLVNPGSTWLAADRQSHLWIDYVNGYYSVLDRLVAKHPGVTFQACSSGGGRIDYGALQRHHEFWPSDNTDALERIDMQWSLGHFYPAMAMASHVTVVPNHQTGRKTPLKFRFDVAMTGRLGFELDPKNLNAGDTAYCKQQLELYKKIRPIVQLGELYRLRDPYRSSDPALMYLHEQGGRQSGILFAYLTERRRADGHEPLRLKGLKPDALYTVRELGRLSLPKMAMEGQTRSGDYLMKHGLSMDWPMRSPDYISRVVEVVETE